In Fundulus heteroclitus isolate FHET01 chromosome 8, MU-UCD_Fhet_4.1, whole genome shotgun sequence, a genomic segment contains:
- the LOC118564017 gene encoding thymic stromal cotransporter homolog has translation MRRAKSCETIPVMMRVELLYGLTGLVGSLVSGHLFQLHSFSLGNGTILLCVSTLLHFLCLVFSGVLLQVRRGNSEDSEESYHLLSHASRNTRLVEAFAGMNVVNLVLLFAAAFLYDFAVGGAIEILGSFVLKSPLSWTAAQVGYGNAAGCMIFITSFVGVIVFRRCDVCDETMILIGMLSFASGIYLMSFVTTTSMFYIARSLNLFALIPMPTIRSLVSQQVPASSCGTTLTVLQMVLKLAGVAYIPTFTKIYQNTLNSLPGLVFLVSSIFTVLAMIPISIVGCRSAQKQQYVRILGD, from the exons ATGCGTCGAGCCAAATCATGTGAGACGATCCCC GTGATGATGAGAGTGGAGCTGCTGTACGGGTTGACAGGACTGGTGGGCAGCTTGGTGTCGGGTCACCTGTTCCAGTTGCACAGCTTCAGTTTGGGAAACGGGACCATCCTGCTGTGTGTGAGCACGCTGCTGCACTTCCTCTGCCTCGTATTCTCTGGAGTCCTGCTGCAG GTGAGGCGAGGGAACAGCGAGGACTCGGAGGAAAGCTACCACCTCCTGTCTCACGCCTCCCGTAACACCCGTCTCGTCGAGGCTTTTGCGGGGATGAACGTGGTGAACCTGGTTCTCCTGTTTGCGGCAGCCTTCCTCTACGACTTCGCCGTGGGCGGAGCTATAGAGATCCTGGGCTCCTTTGTGCTGAAATCGCCGCTCAGCTGGACTGCCGCACAA GTGGGCTACGGAAACGCGGCGGGCTGCATGATTTTCATCACCAGTTTCGTCGGCGTCATCGTCTTCCGCAGATGTGACGTCTGCGACGAGACCATGATCCTGATTGGCATGCTGTCTTTCGCTTCGGGCATCTACCTCATGTCCTTCGTCACCACCACCTCCATGTTCTACATCG CCCGTTCACTAAACCTCTTTGCACTCATCCCGATGCCGACCATCAGGTCTCTGGTCTCCCAGCAGGTTCCTGCATCCTCCTGTG GCACCACTCTCACCGTGCTGCAGATGGTTCTGAAGTTGGCCGGCGTAGCCTACATTCCCACTTTCACCAAGATCTACCAGAACACCCTGAACAGCCTCCCAGGCTTAGTCTTTCTGGTCTCCAGCATCTTCACAGTCCTGGCGATGATTCCCATCAG CATCGTGGGCTGCAGGTCGGCTCAGAAGCAACAATACGTGAGGATTCTGGGAGACTGA